In Aspergillus fumigatus Af293 chromosome 4, whole genome shotgun sequence, one genomic interval encodes:
- a CDS encoding ribonuclease P protein subunit p40 — translation MLHFDDDASRREKCFTTIAQLPAFVDPKQPPIKKSPFSAIANHPFVHTVEILLPEEVYSSIKDSLDAKVQKLRYARVFMSPSALLEGDFFNTYIKAGNILMISEGRSGSDNIYTLKDGILRLELGKEVYERTGLTGKPIRSGGRKHAKERYLVEINLRLPSMLHGKKGFDRIVWAFKNVLDHSVAWLFHDLAPGFTGISEGDPTLKGNHPQIIDCVVSRTHYRDIITPSFSETTLTEASSESILKEDSQNLSEWLAMVALGSPRVSKDDEIDPYLSRYRVPDDGPVRTVDLVSLTWHGFLPASWILDLFITMLRETASKSSPASTWFALSSSALGREAVEAKDGYAIMLLPRSEQTDSTRDIQESRANAPTKTSRFCICWEYVGASVL, via the exons AAAGTCACCCTTTTCAGCTATCGCGAATCATCCATTTGTGCACACG GTAGAGATCCTCCTACCAGAAGAGGTCTATTCAAGCATCAAGGACTCGTTGGATGCGAAAGTCCAAAAGCTTCGATATGCGAGGGTGTTCATGTCTCCTTCTGCACTGCTTGAGGGAGACTTCTTCAATACGTATATCAAAGCGG GCAATATCCTCATGATATCCGAGGGACGGTCAGGCTCAGATAACATTTACACTCTCAAGGACG GGATCTTGAGATTAGAGCTCGGCAAGGAGGTCTACGAACGAACAGGACTGACAGGGAAACCGATTCGCAGCGGAGGAAGGAAACATGCCAAAGAGCGATATC TTGTGGAAATAAATCTGCGACTGCCTTCGATGCTGCACGGCAAGAAGGGGTTCGACAGAATTGTCTGGGCATTTAAAAACGTCCTTGACCATTCCGTAGCCTGGCTTTTTCACGACCTGGCACCAGGTTTCACCGGAATCTCTGAAG GAGATCCCACCCTCAAAGGCAATCATCCACAAATCATCGACTGTGTTGTTTCCCGTACCCACTACCGCGACATCATCACTCCTTCTTTCAGCGAGACTACCCTCACAGAAGCATCCTCAGAAAGTATTCTGAAAGAGGATTCACAGAATCTCTCTGAATGGCTGGCAATGGTAGCCCTGGGGTCTCCGCGTGTATCAAAAGACGACGAAATTGATCCATACCTAAGCCGCTACCGCGTCCCAGATGACGGACCGGTCAGAACCGTAGACCTCGTCTCCTTGACATGGCACGGGTTCCTCCCCGCCAGCTGGATCTTAGATCTGTTCATCACTATGCT GCGTGAGACCGCGTCAAAATCCTCGCCAGCATCAACATGGTTTGCGCTGTCTTCGAGTGCACTGGGAAGGGAAGCAGTGGAAGCGAAGGATGGATATGCTATCATGTTGTTGCCGCGATCCGAACAGACTGACAGTACCCGAGACATACAAGAAAGTAGAGCGAACGCGCCGACCAAGACCAGTCGGTTTTGTATTTGCTGGGAGTATGTGGGAGCCTCAGTCTTATAA
- a CDS encoding bifunctional ATP-dependent DNA helicase/ssDNA endodeoxyribonuclease DNA2 → MAGNSDSYPISSNSRSKLNAFRFNNQQANNGGKSPTKSPLRAGHEDKENQTSWLNGVVKPLQSEPGKEEPSSEVNEPKPVKECPQTPGNRIPLADLISNAEDAFNRAPGQECTPEDHVIWQHVPASSNPDTLSQPSATRKKRRHSSSPTSSPLGGSKGERKRSFDMQSFQALLKTPQSDLATDLWNNYLGKASINPEDSFPPHLANLLSSSPQTPATAGTSRDSSGLRRSASCNAEWPTSKAKRRRLNGQEFGSGRNIFSRSKSNVLESANTKSSRLNFLLEKIERSLQNPSVAPAEMSNSSPVPKCKQVRWSRSKFPIEKKVAAQIPEQGIEDDDEVAHPLVQPNEAEGVGASSSDFGDDDLDEGFLTLAEASEDPFLELTRPNNYTNPMNAQAPVESTMEQRRRQLGTLGDSNHNARVSDSGNRELSFDKALNSDEFDDDFDDIEDLLAECDGTAGLIPPGPTASEKLLANEQPCIKQNTKRPSETEGFNGTSKENLETSSGDEFDDDDFDVEAIEQSMQPGRNGSVNISTDRQAIKRYLIVDIAMNTYITERGRTQPEQVLLVQDERTKNKKAVILRESWFDSPCSKGAYIHLTGDFDAAGQCIVDDAHNMIILHPDHLISATVVADSISCQRRAVLQDRIKNSSDISKPQVFGNIFHEFFQEAMKVNKWDLKSLRALVEAILVRHVEDLYLIQMTVPEAVEYMMSRVPALKGWAEVFLRPTPSAESIVEDRHSSKVNLSINKLLEVEEHIWSPMYGLKGNIDATVQVACNDGEGNRNLVVPLELKTGNRDTNQAHRAQTALYTLLLSDRYDVDVTFGLLYYLEISKIFRIRGVRHELLQMIQERNRLAGFVRERLQLPPMVKKPGMCNRCYSKTPCLIYHKLADDGDGETSGLGDEFVKAMDYLTPQHRDFFKKWDDLLTKEEQSMMRFKRELWTLLSSEREALGRCFGNVVIQPGSAYEDKESTKINRFRYTFVKKHPLPSFSFTESQLTVGEPIVVSDEKGHFALANGYVVQVSPKHIIVAVDRRLHNTRTKTKGFDASKNQSFRGIAELLGDGPLPSATSHEPEEEILYRLDKDEFSNGMAIVRNNLICMMEKDLFQANRLRKLIVEGETPIFKPSPSAFPLSDSAKASLNVDQKRAIEKVMSARDYALVLGMPGTGKTTTIAHIIRALVAQGKSVLLTSYTHTAVDNILLKIRDDNFRILRIGATAKVHTEVQQFVDLAAVPKSTVEELKASYEESQVVATTCLGVNHNIFNRRVFDYCIVDEASQITLPVCLGPIRMARTFILVGDHYQLPPLVQNKQAQEGGLDVSLFKLLSDAHPESVVNLEHQYRMCEDIMVLSNNLIYSGRLKCGTPAVASRSLDLPNIGGLKLHHINQLPQSSNQRQFCLGTNQGRCWLRDVLDPSAKNRFINTDTLGIPARDVANGTMIVNPTESSICAQLVESLVSCGIPARNIGVITFYRSQLSLLKQNLRRYLPELEMHTADKFQGRDKEVVLLSCVRSNVDNNVGDLLRDWRRINVAFTRARTKLLVIGSKSTLRDGNDLLRKYISMVEERRWVYDLPKGALESHIFNCDVSFPPSLDADKSPSKGSRSLPKTSPSPKAPRNPLSPIEGQPSRRGLKKPAKTGAKLLSGSNVIGNRPVLQDVVNELIG, encoded by the exons ATGGCTGGAAACTCGGACTCCTACCCGATATCCTCGAATTCACGTTCCAAGTTGAATGCCTTCCGGTTCAACAATCAACAAGCGAACAATGGAGGAAAGTCGCCTACGAAGTCACCATTAAGAGCAGGTcatgaagacaaagaaaaccaAACTTCATGGTTGAACGGAGTGGTCAAACCACTGCAATCAGAAccaggaaaagaagagcCTTCTAGCGAAGTGAACGAGCCGAAACCAGTCAAAGAGTGTCCTCAGACGCCAGGGAACAGGATACCCCTGGCAGACCTCATTAGCAATGCAGAAGACGCATTCAACCGAGCACCAGGACAAGAATGCACGCCGGAAGATCATGTTATCTGGCAGCATGTACCTGCGAGCTCGAACCCGGACACACTCTCTCAACCTTCTGCAACAAGAAAGAAACGGCGCCACAGCTCATCCCCGACCAGCTCTCCATTAGGTGGAAGCAAGGGTGAACGGAAACGGTCCTTTGATATGCAATCCTTCCAAGCGCTCCTCAAAACACCTCAGAGCGATCTCGCAACAGACCTGTGGAACAATTACCTGGGCAAGGCTTCGATCAATCCAGAGGACAGCTTTCCTCCTCACCTAGCTAATCTTCTCTCGTCTTCACCCCAGACTCCTGCCACAGCCGGCACCAGTAGGGATTCTTCGGGACTGAGGAGGTCCGCTAGTTGCAATGCGGAATGGCCCACATCTAAAGCAAAACGGAGAAGATTGAATGGACAAGAGTTTGGTAGTGGTCGCAACATCTTCTCTCGATCTAAGAGTAATGTACTGGAGTCCGCAAATACGAAATCTTCCAGACTCAACTTTCTATTGGAAAAGATTGAGAGAAGCTTGCAGAATCCCTCTGTCGCTCCAGCAGAAATGTCTAATTCTTCGCCCGTGCCGAAATGCAAGCAAGTGCGATGGAGCCGATCGAAATTTCCTATCGAGAAAAAGGTCGCTGCGCAAATTCCAGAGCAAGGCAttgaggacgacgacgaggttGCTCACCCACTTGTACAACCAAACGAAGCCGAAGGCGTAGGAGCCTCTTCATCTGAtttcggtgatgatgacttggATGAGGGTTTTCTCACCTTGGCCGAAGCGTCTGAGGACCCATTCCTTGAACTAACCCGGCCCAACAACTATACGAATCCAATGAATGCCCAAGCCCCTGTCGAATCTACTATGGAGCAGCGTCGAAGACAACTCGGTACTTTGGGAGACTCGAACCATAACGCAAGAGTTTCTGATTCGGGCAACCGGGAGCTCAGTTTCGACAAAGCTTTGAACAGTGACGAATTCGacgatgactttgacgatATAGAGGACCTTCTTGCCGAATGCGATGGAACAGCAGGCTTGATTCCTCCAGGACCGACAGCGTCAGAGAAGCTGTTGGCTAATGAACAACCTTGTATAAAACAGAATACGAAACGACCATCTGAAACAGAAGGATTTAACGGCACTTCCAAGGAGAATTTGGAAACATCCTCTGGTGACGagtttgatgatgacgactttgATGTGGAGGCTATCGAGCAGTCTATGCAGCCAGGTAGAAATGGATCAGTCAAC ATCTCCACAGACCGACAAGCTATCAAACGATATTTGATTGTTGATATTGCAATGAATACGTATATCACTGAAAGAGGTCGCACTCAGCCAGAGCAG GTGCTGTTGGTTCAGGATGAGAGAACTAAAAACAAAAAGGCAGTAATCTTGCGAGAATCTTGGTTTGACAGCCCATGCAGTAAGGGCGCATATATTCACCTGACCGGCGATTTCGATGCAGCAGGGCAGTGCATTGTCGATGATGCCCATAATATGATTATACTTCACCCAGATCACCTAATATCTGCGACCGTTGTTGCAGACTCGATCAGTTGCCAACGAAGAGCAGTTCTTCAGGACCGTATCAAGAATTCGAGCGACATTAGCAAGCCTCAAGTGTTCGGAAATATCTTTCATGAGTTCTTTCAGGAAGCTATGAAAGTCAACAAATGGGACCTGAAGTCTTTGAGGGCTTTAGTGGAGGCTATTCTTGTCAGACACGTTGAAGACTTATACTTGATCCAGATGACCGTTCCGGAAGCCGTCGAGTACATGATGAGCAGAGTCCCAGCTCTGAAAGGCTGGGCAGAGGTCTTCCTTCGGCCCACTCCGAGT GCCGAATCCATCGTTGAAGACCGGCATAGCTCCAAGGTCAATTTGAGCATCAATAAGCTGCTTGAGGTGGAAGAGCACATATGGTCTCCGATGTATGGACTCAAAGGCAATATTGATGCTACAGTCCAAGTTGCATGCAATGATGGGGAGGGCAACAGAAATCTTGTTGTCCCTCTGGAGCTCAAGACAGGCAACAGAGACACAAATCAGGCACACAGGGCTCAGACTGCGCTTTATACCTTGTTGCTTTCTGATCGCTACG ACGTCGACGTAACCTTCGGGCTACTTTATTATCTTGAAATATCGAAGATATTTCGCATCCGTGGTGTCAGACATGAGCTCTTGCAAATGATCCAGGAACGTAACCGGCTGGCGGGTTTTGTCCGTGAAAGACTCCAACTTCCACCGATGGTGAAGAAGCCAGGCATGTGCAACAGGTGTTACTCAAAGACGCCTTGCTTGATCTATCATAAGCTTGCGGAcgacggagatggcgaaACTAGCGGACTTGGCGATGAATTCGTCAAGGCTATGGACTATTTGACGCCCCAACATCGAGACTTTTTTAAGAAATGGGACGATCTGCTGACGAAGGAGGAACAGAGCATGATGCGATTCAAGCGAGAACTCTGGACTTTGTTGAGTAGTGAGCGAGAGGCTCTCGGGCGTTGCTTCGGGAATGTCGTGATTCAACCAGGGTCCGCATACGAGGACAAAGAGAGCACAAAGATTAATCGCTTCAGATACACCTTTGTCAAGAAACATCCTTtgccttccttctctttcactGAATCGCAACTGACCGTGGGAGAGCCGATTGTTGTATCCGATGAGAAAGGTCACTTTGCGCTCGCCAACGGATACGTTGTGCAGGTCAGCCCAAAGCACATAATAGTCGCAGTCGATCGGAGATTGCACAAtacaagaacaaagacaaagggaTTTGATGCGAGCAAAAACCAATCATTCCGAGGCATCGCGGAACTTCTGGGAGATGGGCCCTTACCTTCAGCTACTTCTCACGagccggaggaggagattctTTATCGACTGGATAAGGACGAATTCAGCAACGGCATGGCGATCGTTCGAAACAATCTCATTTGCATGATGGAAAAGGACCTATTTCAAGCGAATCGACTCAGAAAACTCATTGTTGAGGGAGAAACACCCATTTTCAAGCCGTCACCATCAGCTTTTCCATTGTCTGACTCCGCCAAAGCAAGCCTAAATGTCGATCAGAAAAGAGCCATAGAAAAAGTCATGAGTGCGCGAGATTATGCGCTAGTTCTTGGTATGCCCGGCACAGGAAAGACAACAACCATTGCCCATATCATTCGAGCATTGGTGGCGCAAGGAAAGAGTGTTCTCTTGACGTCGTACACGCACACCGCAGTCGATAATATCCTACTAAAGATCCGAGATGACAATTTCCGCATTCTGCGGATAGGAGCTACTGCAAAGGTGCATACTGAAGTACAGCAGTTTGTCGATCTTGCGGCAGTCCCTAAGTCCACCGTCGAAGAGCTGAAAGCATCCTATGAAGAGTCACAAGTAGTCGCGACGACTTGTCTTGGGGTCAACCACAATATCTTCAATAGACGCGTATTCGACTATTGCATTGTTGACGAGGCCTCGCAAATCACTCTTCCAGTATGCTTAGGGCCGATCCGAATGGCGCGCACATTCATTCTTGTTGGGGACCATTACCAACTGCCACCTTTGGTGCAAAACAAGCAAGCTCAAGAGGGAGGACTCGATGTCAGTCTGTTCAAGCTCCTTTCCGATGCACATCCTGAGTCGGTGGTCAATCTTGAACACCAATATCGGATGTGTGAGGATATTATGGTCCTTTCCAACAATCTTATCTACTCGGGACGTCTGAAATGTGGAACTCCTGCGGTTGCATCGCGCTCCTTGGATCTGCCCAACATTGGCGGTCTCAAGCTGCACCATATCAACCAACTACCGCAGTCATCAAATCAACGGCAATTCTGTTTGGGCACGAACCAAGGCCGCTGCTGGCTACGGGACGTGCTTGATCCGTCTGCAAAGAACCGTTTTATCAACACAGACACGCTTGGGATCCCAGCCCGAGATGTGGCAAACGGCACTATGATTGTAAATCCAACTGAGTCTTCTATTTGCGCACAGCTCGTGGAGTCATTGGTTTCGTGCGGCATACCAGCACGTAACATTGGTGTTATCACTTTCTACCGCAGCCAGCTCTCCCTGTTGAAGCAGAATCTTCGTCGATACCTACCAGAGCTTGAAATGCATACAGCAGACAAATTTCAAGGCCGAGATAAGGAAGTCGTGTTACTAAGCTGTGTTCGGAGCAACGTCGACAATAACGTTGGCGATCTTCTCCGAGATTGGAGACGGATCAACGTCGCCTTTACGCGTGCGCGGACTAAGTTGCTCGTTATTGGAAGCAAGAGTACTCTGCGGGACGGTAATGACCTGCTTCGCAAATACATAAGCATGGTGGAAGAACGAAGATGGGTATATGATTTGCCCAAAGGTGCTTTGGAAAGCCACATCTTCAACTGCGACGTGAGCTTTCCTCCATCACTCGATGCAGACAAGTCACCATCCAAGGGAAGCAGAAGTCTCCCAAAGACTTCTCCTTCGCCGAAAGCACCTCGTAATCCCCTCAGCCCAATAGAGGGCCAACCATCGCGTCGAGGTCTCAAGAAACCCGCTAAGACAGGAGCCAAACTTCTAAGCGGGAGTAATGTCATTGGAAATAGACCTGTGTTACAGGACGTGGTAAATGAACTCATTGGTTAA
- a CDS encoding carbon-nitrogen hydrolase family protein yields the protein MAIAAVGQLCSTASMTSNLAQCQTLVRKAVASGAKALFLPEAADYIASSPAESISLVRSVQDSVFVQGLQREARQANLHINVGIHEPAPNGKVKNTLIWIDDNGIITQRYQKIHLFDVDIKDGPVLKESASVEKGREILPPFDTPLGRVGLSICFDLRFPEISLALKRQNAQIITYPSAFTVPTGQAHWEALLRARAIETQAYVIAAAQSGPHNEKRRSYGHSMIVNPWGEIVAKLGDEYREPGIATAEIDLNLLEKVRREMPLLRRTDIYPEV from the exons ATGGCCATTGCA GCAGTCGGGCAACTATGCTCAACAGCGAGTATGACTTCGAATTTGGCTCAGTGTCAGACACTGGTGCGCAAAGCTGTGGCATCTGGTGCTAAA GCATTATTCCTACCAGAGGCAGCAGACTACATTGCCTCTTCGCCAGCAGAAAGCATATCACTTGTACGATCCGTGCAAGACAGTGTGTTTGTGCAGGGACTCCAGCGCGAAGCCAGGCAGGCAAACCTACATATCAACGTTGGCATCCATGAACCGGCGCCCAACGGCAAAGTCAAGAATACTCTGATCTGGATTGATGATAATGGTATTATTACTCAACGCTACCAGAAGATACATCTGTTTGATGTAGACATCAAAGATGGGCCGGTCCTCAAGGAGAGCGC GAGCGTTGAAAAGGGCAGGGAAATTCTGCCGCCGTTCGACACCCCTCTAGGACGTGTTGGTCTCTCCATTTGCTTCGAC CTGCGCTTCCCTGAAATCAGTCTAGCCCTGAAGCGTCAGAATGCCCAAATCATCACATATCCGTCAGCTTTCACTGTTCCAACGGGACAGGCGCATTGGGAAGCGTTGCTCCGAGCAAGAGCTATCGAGACACAGGCGTATGTAATTGCTGCAGCTCAATCTGGTCCGCACAATGAAAAGCGAAGAAGCTATGGCCATTCGATGATCGTTAATCCATGGGGAGAGATCGTGGCGAAACTCGGAGACGAATATCGAGAGCCCGGAATCGCTACCGCGGAGATTGACCTGAACCTCTTGGAGAAGGTTAGGAGGGAGATGCCCTTATTAAGGAGAACTGACATATATCCAGAGGTATAA